A window of Vicia villosa cultivar HV-30 ecotype Madison, WI unplaced genomic scaffold, Vvil1.0 ctg.002791F_1_1, whole genome shotgun sequence contains these coding sequences:
- the LOC131639814 gene encoding uncharacterized protein LOC131639814, with amino-acid sequence MPLLVREWRPDFNLHNDLLQTFPLWVKLPNLPLYLWGENSLNKIGSALGDPIVTDECTANRLCISYARILVEIDITKELPTEITIRNTHGEKMQQAVEYEWRPIFCGRCQKYGHNCDKLKAKVKIWKPKPNDQTENKITAKPAKTNSQVDVIQEETTVNVSEKVSTDVDKWIEVNKSGKDRGKRILVEEPDPTLLSANGFDALGMLNDLLVLQNPVND; translated from the coding sequence ATGCCTCTCCTTGTTCGTGAATGGAGACCAGACTTTAATCTTCATAATGATTTGCTTCAAACTTTTCCCTTATGGGTGAAACTGCCTAATCTCCCTCTGTATTTGTGGGGAGAAAACAGTCTCAACAAAATAGGAAGTGCCCTTGGAGATCCCATAGTTACGGATGAGTGTACTGCTAATAGATTATGCATATCCTATGCAAGAATTCTGGTTGAAATAGATATCACGAAAGAGCTGCCTACTGAGATTACTATTAGGAACACTCATGGTGAGAAAATGCAGCAAGCGGTTGAATATGAATGGCGTCCCATTTTCTGTGGAAGATGTCAGAAATATGGACATAATTGCGACAAACTAAAGGCCAAAGTGAAAATTTGGAAACCAAAACCTAATGACCAAACTGAGAACAAGATTACTGCCAAACCAGCTAAGACAAACTCTCAAGTAGATGTGATTCAGGAAGAAACTACAGTTAACGTTTCAGAAAAGGTTTCAACTGATGTTGACAAATGGATTGAAGTCAATAAAAGTGGTAAGGATCGTGGTAAGAGAATTTTGGTTGAGGAACCTGATCCTACATTGTTGAGTGCAAATGGATTTGATGCTCTAGGGATGTTGAATGATCTTCTAGTGCTTCAGAATCCAGTTAATGATTAG